The proteins below are encoded in one region of Desulfomicrobium apsheronum:
- a CDS encoding C1 family peptidase, which produces MIDFTTRILNCIPSRNTESDWTFEDAEDAALLDMAPTVPTAKDLREDWWEVDDQGETGSCVGWATANSVLRWHYVKSGLLPAFERLSARYVWMASKETDMYTSYPTTFIENAGSSIKVALDIARKFGVVPESVLPFRHGSLYSGRPNSFYALAARFKISGYFSLGVDLARWREWLAFNGPILTRLDVDDTWYGASASSGVLESYKKESARGGHAVAVVGYDSDGFIVRNSWGEKWGDAGFAHARDAYAVAAFTEAYGVVM; this is translated from the coding sequence ATGATAGATTTCACGACGCGTATTCTCAATTGCATCCCATCCCGAAATACCGAGTCCGACTGGACCTTTGAAGACGCGGAGGACGCGGCCCTGCTCGATATGGCACCCACGGTTCCAACTGCCAAGGATCTGCGTGAAGACTGGTGGGAAGTGGATGATCAGGGAGAGACGGGTTCTTGCGTGGGATGGGCCACGGCCAATTCGGTGCTGCGCTGGCACTATGTGAAGTCGGGCTTGCTGCCAGCGTTCGAAAGGCTGTCTGCACGGTATGTCTGGATGGCATCCAAGGAGACGGACATGTACACGTCATATCCCACGACCTTCATCGAGAACGCCGGGAGCAGTATCAAGGTGGCTCTTGATATCGCCAGGAAATTCGGCGTTGTGCCTGAGTCCGTGTTGCCGTTCCGGCACGGTAGTCTCTATTCCGGCAGGCCGAATTCCTTTTACGCCCTGGCCGCCCGGTTCAAGATCTCCGGCTATTTTTCCCTGGGAGTGGATCTGGCCCGGTGGCGTGAATGGCTGGCCTTCAACGGTCCCATTCTCACGCGGCTCGACGTCGATGACACGTGGTATGGGGCCTCGGCCAGCTCAGGCGTGCTTGAATCCTACAAAAAGGAGAGCGCCAGAGGGGGGCACGCGGTGGCCGTGGTTGGGTACGACAGTGACGGTTTCATTGTGCGCAACAGCTGGGGAGAGAAGTGGGGTGACGCCGGATTCGCCCATGCCCGTGACGCCTACGCCGTGGCCGCTTTTACCGAAGCCTATGGCGTGGTGATGTGA
- a CDS encoding IclR family transcriptional regulator — protein sequence MAGKDNSSETLAKGLWILDIFGDDDVGYTLAQISRRTGINKTSIYRYVNTFCDLGFLKRDGRTGLYRLGVRMLALAHAMLEKSELERAVKTQVDAAHERHGVHIDVGLLSGDSIYLIYRRESQDTKAFRSFSYGSEPYYLAAGKAAMAFMSDEELEAFVSRLDLTPKTDKTITSAPELLADLRQSVDRGYTRNREEFVPGLIAIGAPLYSLRTGKVVGGVSFDSSTDRFSMEEFESRFAGYLVELAKKISAVVSW from the coding sequence ATGGCAGGCAAGGACAACAGTTCCGAAACATTGGCCAAAGGCCTCTGGATTCTTGATATTTTCGGCGATGACGACGTCGGTTACACTCTCGCCCAGATTTCCCGCCGCACAGGCATCAACAAGACCTCCATATACAGATACGTGAACACCTTTTGCGACCTCGGCTTCCTGAAGCGCGATGGCCGCACCGGCCTTTACAGGTTGGGGGTGCGCATGCTGGCCCTGGCCCACGCCATGCTCGAAAAAAGCGAGCTGGAGCGTGCCGTCAAGACCCAGGTCGATGCCGCCCATGAGCGCCACGGCGTGCATATTGACGTCGGTCTTTTGTCCGGGGACTCCATCTACTTGATCTATCGCCGCGAATCCCAGGACACCAAGGCCTTCCGGTCGTTCAGCTATGGCTCCGAGCCCTACTATCTGGCCGCCGGCAAGGCGGCCATGGCCTTCATGAGCGATGAAGAGCTTGAAGCCTTTGTATCGCGTCTGGATCTGACTCCCAAAACCGACAAGACGATCACTTCCGCGCCCGAACTGCTGGCGGATCTGCGTCAGTCCGTCGATCGCGGCTACACCCGCAACCGCGAAGAGTTCGTGCCCGGACTCATCGCCATCGGCGCGCCCCTGTATAGCCTGCGCACGGGCAAGGTCGTCGGCGGGGTAAGCTTTGATTCCTCCACGGACCGCTTCTCCATGGAGGAGTTTGAAAGCCGTTTCGCCGGGTATCTGGTGGAGCTGGCCAAGAAAATTTCCGCGGTGGTGTCCTGGTAA
- a CDS encoding ABC transporter substrate-binding protein produces the protein MKRLGVLCMVLAMICGFAGMSVAADDTVKIGVFLPLTGQNAFGGQLELEGVQMAYKEMGEILGKKVELFVVDNKSDKVESANAVKRLIEKEKVQAIIGTYGSSLAMAGGEVSEKAGIPQVGTSCTNPLVTQGKKYIFRVCFIDPFQGAGAATYAYRDLGLKKAALLIDVANDYSVGLASFFKKSFSKLGGEVVATLNYQSGDQDFTAQLQEIMSKQPDVLFIPSYFSEGAIIMKQVQELGGTFRIMGGDAMDNPEITAIGGSAVEGFMHTTFPYDPSMPDMNPVARKFTDEWIKINPDKDPNVNAALGYDAYMIIMDAITRAGSAEPQAITDALAATKGFVGVTGTTTINETHDAEKPVGLVMIKDGKKTYVGAITPEL, from the coding sequence ATGAAACGACTAGGAGTCCTGTGCATGGTTTTGGCCATGATTTGCGGCTTCGCCGGCATGTCTGTGGCAGCCGACGACACTGTGAAAATTGGCGTGTTTCTGCCCCTGACCGGCCAGAATGCCTTTGGCGGCCAGCTGGAATTGGAAGGCGTGCAGATGGCCTACAAGGAAATGGGCGAGATTCTCGGCAAGAAGGTCGAGCTGTTCGTGGTTGACAACAAGTCCGATAAGGTCGAGTCCGCCAACGCGGTCAAGCGCCTGATCGAAAAGGAAAAAGTTCAGGCCATCATCGGCACCTACGGTTCTTCCCTGGCCATGGCCGGTGGTGAAGTTTCCGAAAAGGCCGGTATTCCGCAGGTCGGCACCAGCTGCACCAACCCGCTCGTCACCCAGGGCAAGAAGTACATCTTCCGCGTGTGCTTCATCGATCCCTTCCAGGGCGCCGGCGCAGCCACCTATGCCTACCGCGATCTGGGCCTGAAAAAGGCCGCCCTGCTGATCGACGTGGCCAACGACTACTCCGTGGGTCTGGCCAGCTTCTTCAAGAAGTCTTTCTCCAAGCTCGGCGGCGAAGTCGTCGCAACCCTGAACTACCAGTCCGGCGACCAGGATTTCACCGCGCAGTTGCAGGAAATCATGAGCAAGCAGCCTGACGTGCTCTTCATTCCTTCCTACTTTTCCGAAGGCGCCATCATCATGAAGCAGGTCCAGGAACTGGGCGGAACCTTCAGGATCATGGGCGGCGACGCCATGGACAACCCGGAGATCACCGCCATCGGCGGCAGCGCCGTGGAAGGTTTCATGCACACCACCTTCCCTTACGATCCGTCCATGCCCGACATGAACCCCGTGGCCCGCAAGTTCACCGACGAGTGGATCAAGATCAATCCCGACAAGGATCCCAACGTCAACGCCGCCCTGGGCTATGACGCCTACATGATCATCATGGACGCCATCACCCGCGCCGGTTCCGCCGAACCCCAGGCCATCACCGACGCCCTGGCCGCGACCAAGGGCTTTGTCGGCGTGACGGGCACCACGACCATCAACGAGACCCACGACGCTGAAAAGCCCGTTGGCCTGGTCATGATCAAGGACGGCAAGAAGACGTACGTCGGTGCCATCACTCCCGAACTCTAA
- a CDS encoding branched-chain amino acid ABC transporter permease — MNLATFIQHFLNSLTLGSLYALIAIGYTMVYGILRLINFAHSEIFMLGAYFVFWGITLFHMPWAVAMVASIIFVAGIGILVDRIAYRPLRDAPRISALISAIGVSFFLQNVAIVFFQAIPRQVYRPLWLETPMLWGDVRVLPLTLFVPVLSFLLMMGLVYIVYHTKSGLGMRAISKDIETSYLMGVPVNKVIALTFGIGSALAAASGIMWALRYPQLQPIMGTIPGFKAFIAAVFGGIGSIQGAVIGGLALGFIEIMTVAFFPDLAGYRDAFAFILLIGILLVKPTGIMGVKTEDKV; from the coding sequence ATGAATCTGGCAACATTCATCCAGCACTTCCTGAACAGCCTGACCCTGGGCAGCCTCTATGCGCTTATCGCCATCGGCTACACCATGGTCTACGGCATTTTGCGTTTGATCAACTTCGCGCACAGCGAAATTTTCATGCTCGGCGCCTACTTCGTTTTCTGGGGCATCACCCTTTTTCACATGCCCTGGGCCGTGGCCATGGTCGCGTCCATCATTTTTGTCGCGGGGATAGGCATCCTGGTCGATCGCATCGCCTACCGCCCCCTGCGCGACGCGCCCCGCATTTCGGCTCTGATCAGCGCCATCGGCGTCTCCTTTTTCCTGCAGAACGTGGCCATCGTCTTTTTTCAGGCCATCCCGCGTCAGGTGTACCGCCCTCTGTGGCTGGAAACGCCCATGCTCTGGGGTGACGTGCGCGTCCTGCCTTTGACCCTTTTCGTGCCGGTGCTGTCGTTCTTACTGATGATGGGCCTAGTCTACATCGTCTACCACACCAAGTCAGGCCTTGGCATGCGGGCCATCAGCAAAGATATCGAGACCAGCTATCTCATGGGCGTGCCCGTGAACAAGGTCATCGCATTGACATTCGGCATCGGGTCGGCCCTGGCCGCAGCCAGCGGCATCATGTGGGCCCTGCGCTATCCCCAGCTCCAGCCCATCATGGGCACGATCCCCGGCTTCAAGGCCTTTATCGCGGCTGTTTTCGGCGGCATCGGTTCTATCCAGGGCGCCGTAATCGGCGGTCTGGCTCTGGGTTTCATTGAAATCATGACCGTGGCATTTTTTCCGGATCTGGCAGGATACCGCGATGCATTCGCTTTCATCCTGTTGATCGGCATCCTGCTGGTCAAACCGACCGGTATCATGGGCGTCAAGACGGAGGACAAGGTCTGA
- a CDS encoding branched-chain amino acid ABC transporter permease: MNRSTTIFLNFVLVACLGLFLWWAEGNLDGYKIQILNLIAVNIILALSLNLIYGFTGMFSLGHAGFMAIGAYVCSILIMTPDQKITLFILEEAYPWVQNAHAPFLVAVIAGGLVAALFGLVIGTPLLRLGDDYLGIATLGFAEIVRVIANNIPRVTNGALGFKGIPDHANLWWNYGWCLLTLYFVIRILGSNTGNVFKAIRDDETAAKAMGVDVFRVKLLSFIFGAFFAGVGGALLGSLLTTIDPKMFLFTLTFNVLMIVVTGGLGSITGSIIAGVGITVVLEWLRFVENPITIGDWSMAGIPGMRMVVFSLVLILVILFRREGIMGMREITWDGVARFMKRGKA, translated from the coding sequence ATGAACCGCAGTACAACCATTTTTCTCAACTTCGTTCTGGTGGCCTGTCTGGGCCTTTTTCTGTGGTGGGCCGAGGGCAATCTCGACGGCTACAAGATTCAGATCCTGAATCTCATCGCCGTGAACATCATCCTGGCTCTGTCGCTCAACCTCATCTACGGCTTTACCGGCATGTTCAGCCTGGGACACGCGGGCTTCATGGCCATCGGCGCCTATGTCTGCTCCATCCTGATCATGACCCCCGACCAGAAGATCACGCTCTTCATCCTGGAGGAAGCATATCCCTGGGTGCAGAATGCCCATGCGCCATTCTTGGTGGCCGTGATCGCGGGTGGTCTGGTGGCTGCCCTCTTCGGACTCGTCATCGGCACGCCTCTGCTGCGCTTGGGAGACGACTATCTGGGCATCGCCACTCTCGGCTTCGCGGAGATCGTGCGTGTCATCGCCAACAACATCCCCCGCGTGACCAACGGCGCTCTTGGCTTCAAGGGCATCCCGGATCATGCGAACCTGTGGTGGAACTATGGCTGGTGCCTGCTGACCCTGTATTTCGTGATCCGGATTCTCGGCAGCAACACGGGCAATGTCTTCAAGGCCATTCGCGACGACGAGACCGCGGCCAAGGCCATGGGCGTCGATGTCTTTCGCGTCAAGCTCCTGTCCTTTATCTTCGGCGCTTTCTTCGCCGGTGTCGGCGGGGCGCTTCTGGGCAGCCTGCTGACCACCATCGATCCCAAGATGTTTCTTTTCACCCTGACCTTCAACGTGCTCATGATCGTTGTCACCGGCGGACTCGGCTCCATCACCGGTTCCATCATTGCCGGAGTGGGCATCACCGTGGTGCTTGAATGGCTCAGGTTCGTGGAAAATCCCATCACCATTGGCGACTGGAGCATGGCCGGCATTCCGGGCATGCGCATGGTGGTCTTTTCCCTGGTGCTCATCCTGGTCATTCTCTTCAGGCGCGAGGGCATCATGGGCATGCGTGAAATCACCTGGGACGGCGTGGCCAGGTTCATGAAGCGAGGTAAGGCATGA
- a CDS encoding ABC transporter ATP-binding protein, translating to MSMILETKNLTMRFGGLVAVSDFTASVPQGSITGLIGPNGAGKTTCFNMVTGFYRPSEGQVFFEGKELTGKNPHQVCRAGIARTFQNIRLFGNETALENVMIGSFVRQRTGWFQSVLMTPASLREEKEIRKKSMELLEVVGLGDIAAEKANSLPYGAQRRLEIARALATGPRFLLLDEPAAGMNPQESMELMDFIRTIRTRFDLTILLIEHDMKVVMGVCEHMWVLDYGVTIAEGGPESIQSNPKVIEAYLGEEYVKYA from the coding sequence ATGAGCATGATTCTTGAGACAAAAAATCTGACCATGCGCTTCGGAGGCCTGGTCGCCGTCTCCGACTTCACCGCGAGCGTGCCCCAGGGCAGCATCACGGGGCTGATCGGTCCCAACGGCGCGGGCAAGACCACCTGCTTCAACATGGTCACGGGTTTTTATCGTCCCTCCGAGGGCCAGGTCTTCTTCGAGGGCAAAGAACTCACCGGCAAGAACCCGCATCAGGTCTGCCGGGCGGGCATTGCCCGCACCTTTCAGAACATCCGTCTTTTCGGCAACGAGACTGCCCTGGAAAACGTCATGATCGGCAGCTTCGTGCGTCAGCGCACAGGCTGGTTCCAATCCGTACTCATGACTCCGGCATCGCTTCGGGAGGAAAAGGAGATCCGCAAGAAATCCATGGAACTTCTCGAAGTCGTCGGGTTGGGGGACATTGCCGCTGAAAAGGCCAACAGCCTGCCCTATGGTGCGCAGCGACGCCTTGAGATCGCCCGCGCCCTGGCCACCGGGCCTCGTTTCCTGCTGCTCGACGAGCCTGCGGCGGGCATGAACCCCCAGGAGTCCATGGAACTCATGGATTTCATCCGCACCATCCGGACCCGCTTCGACCTGACCATCCTGCTCATTGAGCACGACATGAAAGTGGTCATGGGTGTGTGCGAGCACATGTGGGTTCTGGACTACGGTGTGACCATCGCCGAGGGCGGTCCGGAATCCATCCAGTCCAATCCCAAGGTCATTGAAGCCTATCTGGGTGAGGAGTACGTGAAATATGCTTAA